In a single window of the Nodularia spumigena CCY9414 genome:
- the trxB gene encoding thioredoxin-disulfide reductase — translation MTNPTVENLVIIGSGPAGYTAAIYAGRANLKPVVFEGFEMGGLPGGQLMTTTEVENFPGFPQGITGPELMDNMKAQAERWGAELYTEDVTAVDLSQRPFIVRSEEREIKTHSIVIATGATAKRLGLPSEHQFWSRGISACAICDGATPIFHGAELAVIGAGDSAAEESIYLTKYGSKVNLLVRSEQMRASKAMQDRVLSNPKIQVHWHTEAVDIFGNGQMAGVKVRNNQTGEESKLHAKGLFYAIGNTPNTRLFQGQLELDEVGYVVTKNNSVETSVEGVFAAGDVQDHEFRQAVTAAGSGCMAAMLAERWLSARSLITEFHQLATSVNELETHPAKKTEAEAEAGFNLQGTRHEGGYALRKLFHESDRLIIVKYISPGCGPCHTLKPILNKVIDEFEGKIHFVEIDIDQDRDIAENANVTGTPTVQFFKNQELLHEVKGVKQKSEYRQIIERYL, via the coding sequence ATGACTAACCCGACTGTAGAAAATTTAGTAATTATTGGCTCTGGTCCAGCAGGCTATACGGCGGCTATCTATGCGGGACGAGCAAATTTAAAACCTGTGGTGTTTGAAGGTTTTGAAATGGGGGGTTTACCGGGTGGTCAATTGATGACAACGACGGAGGTGGAAAATTTTCCGGGGTTCCCCCAAGGGATTACGGGACCGGAACTGATGGATAATATGAAGGCGCAAGCTGAACGCTGGGGGGCGGAGTTATATACTGAGGATGTGACTGCTGTTGATTTGAGTCAGCGTCCTTTTATTGTTCGTTCTGAAGAAAGAGAAATCAAAACCCATAGTATAGTTATAGCTACTGGTGCAACTGCGAAGCGTTTGGGTTTACCCAGTGAACATCAATTCTGGAGTCGGGGTATCTCTGCTTGTGCAATTTGCGACGGTGCAACTCCCATTTTTCACGGTGCAGAATTAGCTGTTATTGGTGCTGGGGACTCGGCGGCGGAAGAGTCTATTTACTTGACTAAATACGGTTCTAAGGTAAATCTGCTGGTGCGTTCTGAACAAATGCGGGCTTCTAAAGCTATGCAAGACCGGGTTTTAAGTAATCCTAAAATTCAAGTACATTGGCATACTGAAGCTGTGGATATCTTCGGTAATGGTCAAATGGCTGGGGTGAAGGTGCGGAATAATCAAACTGGGGAGGAAAGTAAACTCCACGCTAAGGGTTTATTTTACGCTATTGGTAACACTCCCAATACTAGGTTATTTCAAGGACAACTAGAATTGGATGAGGTGGGTTACGTTGTCACGAAAAATAATTCTGTAGAAACGAGTGTAGAAGGTGTGTTTGCGGCTGGGGATGTGCAGGATCATGAGTTTCGTCAAGCTGTTACGGCTGCTGGTTCTGGCTGTATGGCGGCGATGTTGGCTGAACGCTGGTTATCTGCTAGGAGTTTAATTACGGAATTTCATCAGTTAGCTACATCTGTGAATGAATTGGAAACCCACCCAGCGAAGAAAACTGAAGCGGAAGCAGAGGCTGGATTTAATTTGCAGGGAACTCGCCATGAGGGGGGTTATGCTTTAAGAAAATTATTCCATGAAAGCGATCGCCTAATCATAGTCAAATACATTTCCCCTGGTTGTGGTCCTTGTCATACCCTGAAGCCGATATTAAATAAAGTCATAGATGAATTTGAGGGTAAAATCCACTTTGTAGAAATTGATATCGACCAAGACCGAGATATTGCGGAAAATGCTAATGTCACAGGAACACCGACGGTGCAATTCTTTAAAAATCAGGAATTGCTGCACGAAGTCAAAGGTGTGAAGCAAAAAAGCGAGTATCGTCAGATAATTGAGCGTTATCTTTAG
- a CDS encoding putative toxin-antitoxin system toxin component, PIN family, translating to MKVVVDTNVLVSAILKGRVPRAVIQFIVAHPDWEWIVSQEIVREYKEVLSRRKFKLTDEVISEWFEIIDTFITLIDVNVEIDFPRDRKDAKFLACAVAAEADFLITGDSDFNQAQTLLNTTIISVSLFNSLVCQEGK from the coding sequence ATGAAAGTTGTTGTTGATACAAATGTTTTAGTTTCCGCCATTCTTAAAGGTAGAGTACCAAGAGCCGTTATTCAGTTTATTGTTGCTCATCCTGATTGGGAGTGGATAGTTTCTCAAGAAATTGTCAGGGAATATAAAGAAGTTTTAAGTCGCCGGAAGTTTAAGTTGACAGATGAAGTGATATCTGAATGGTTTGAAATCATCGATACCTTCATAACGCTCATTGATGTGAATGTAGAAATTGATTTTCCTAGAGATAGAAAAGATGCAAAGTTTTTAGCTTGTGCTGTAGCCGCAGAGGCGGATTTTTTGATTACTGGTGATTCTGATTTTAATCAGGCACAAACTTTGCTAAATACTACGATTATTTCTGTGTCTTTATTTAACAGCTTAGTTTGCCAAGAGGGAAAGTGA
- a CDS encoding XisI protein, with the protein MDILDNYQRIIKEVLVPYTQIPYSHAAIECKTVFDSENNSYLLITLGWDGVKRIHGCLVHIDIIDGKIWVQRDDTEDGVTYELVAAGIPKDKIVLGFHPPNVRQHTGYAVA; encoded by the coding sequence ATGGATATCTTAGATAATTATCAACGCATCATCAAAGAGGTATTAGTACCCTACACACAAATTCCTTATTCCCATGCAGCCATTGAATGTAAAACAGTGTTTGATAGTGAGAATAACAGCTATTTACTGATAACTTTAGGCTGGGATGGTGTCAAACGCATTCACGGTTGCTTAGTTCATATTGACATAATTGATGGCAAAATTTGGGTGCAAAGGGATGATACAGAAGATGGTGTTACCTACGAATTAGTAGCCGCAGGTATTCCCAAAGATAAAATTGTCTTAGGATTTCACCCACCAAACGTGAGACAACATACCGGATATGCTGTGGCTTAA